A window of Cydia pomonella isolate Wapato2018A chromosome 25, ilCydPomo1, whole genome shotgun sequence genomic DNA:
CTGTAACAAAGCAACAAAATTTACGCagttacatatttatgaattaaataCCTCCTTGCTTGGTAAAATCGAAATGAGATTATGAtcgcatttttgatatttgacaggcaaTCTTTACGCTTACCACATGTGATTAAActcattaataaatataaataaatatattaaggacatttttacacaaattgactaagtcccacagtaagctcaataaggcttgtgttgtgggtacttagacaacaatatatataatatataaatatttatacataaatacttaaatacatagaaaacacgtatgactcaggaacaaatatccgtgctcatcacacaaataaatgcccttaccaggatttgaacccgggaccatcggcttcataggcagggtcactacccactagaccagacccaTGTTCCTAAACATGTAGTCTATGCCAGCTTTCACCGTAGCCTCACACACACACGCAGCCACATTTTTACGTACGATTAACAAGGCCATGTCGATTAACTAtcggcatttttattttttttttattttatttgtaaggtTGTAAACTACCTAAAATAAACAGATTGAGCTTGATTtgatattacaataatcaagCGCGGAAATCCATGGTACACCGGCCAAAaccaactaaaatatgttttccgcaataattcattttattaaattataaagcaTTCTACTTATATCCATTAGCATTtccattattttacttttagtaaACATATCGAAGTTTCAATCGCTATTCCGTTCCGCTGTGTGGGGAttatcgatatataacatgattaaaatcgacaaGTCGACATCCCTAAAACATGCTCATACACATTTatacgcacacatacacagcttgagtattatattatgtactgagaacagacagCGTCGGGGCCTCGCATTGACCAGGGGGCCTacaccgaaattcgcaaattgcggggatctttctcttttactctcactaagacgtaattagactGACATTGatgtccgcaattgacgaacttcgattttcgcggttatagccctgatacGGACATTTTCGTTAGCGTAtgcgtaacttattttctatacatctcaCTCGTACTGGGGCTCATTTCTTGaacggtattattattattagtccacaaactgtcaagtcgtatgggttaccatggcaacacactaattatattagactaataccgttcgggAAATGGGGCCCTGtgaagtcgtatgggttaccatggcaacacattaataatattatactaataCCGTTCGGGAAATGGGGCCCTGTCAAGTcttatgggttaccatggcaacacattaataatattagactaatacccagagcccgtacatttcatgccgctgacagaaaaatgacgtcacgctacatagggtatgattccaattagtattttcgtaataattaatcatttgtcaacctctttaggtaactgatacatatacttgacaatcaatatagaaacgtctaactgacttttaatttattgtcacacaaataaataatagtttattaatttatgaaataatacatatatttttggtttttaacagcgtaacatgcttttattcacgtaacaagtatttattatgatacccatcaataagtaagttatctaaatttgtagtaactccctgtatgttaaattacgtcatttttgcgtcaacggcatgaaaagtacgggccctgcgAATACCGTTCGGGAAATGGGgccctgtcaagtcgtatgggttaccatggcaacacattaataatattagactaataccgttcgggAAATGGGGCCCTGttaagtcgtatgggttaccatggcaacacattaATAAtgttagactaataccgttcgggaaatgggcccctggtgaTAGCCGTACTTGTATCGGTGATTGAAACTCGACTAACTTAAGTAAGAGTCAAGTGAGATATTGAAATTGGAACGTGCCACCATCTTCCGGAAGCGGGTCGTTACCGCTCCCGCTCATTTCCGCCGTTTTGGAACCATTCTCTGCTTTAATTGGACGctcatattttcataatttcaaAAAACCAAGTTTTATTACATCTGTTAAACCTTTCAGATGCATTGGAGGTGTAAATTGTTTTTGGAAAACGTAATGCGTAGAAATGTTTCGTGACTTATACCTAAgtactaaattattttatttttactggcTTACTCTTATCTTCGGCCAAAAAGTCTTTATTCaaacttaaatataacaaaaagtgTGATTCGTTCCGCGAATAGGGGTACCATCACATAATGTTTGGGACAAATACATTAAAGAAAACagagttgttttttttgtgcctGAGAGCAtatagaaataagtaagcatagagtgctcactccatacatcagttttcttaccaaaacgcttattattttcggagTCGACATCAGAAATCAGAAGTGTTTATTTGCTTAGATACAGTAATGGgatgtaatataattttatttatagatgtACTGTGTGCCTTGCCTGCATGCAAGCGTGCAAATCAAATCAGACTTAAAtccaacaataaaaataaataacataacaatgaaggttgatataaattaaaaattgaaatgTCCATCTAACgccaagtagcggatttatcagtaggtTAAGCGCTGGATTTATGCTGGATTTATCAATAGTACTAAAGTaggtactgctacttgacaatagatgtcgcgacgaacgaaaagtctaatgctcaaacattttcagctaatattatgaCCGGATTAATcgaaactctattttcaactcctgcttgtaataacaaattgtaaattgtaGAGCAATACACTTTTGTCAGTTGCGACACCCGTGActtctattgtcaagtagcggtactgataaatctgttgcttgacgctagatgtcgactatgaaaataataagcgtgTTGGTAAGAAagctgatgtatggagtgaacacTATGTTTACTTGTTTCTCTATGCCGAAAGTTACGGTTAGCCTAATTTCTTGTAAAGTTTGATGCCAACGATTTAGGGAAGGGAGATGGCAACACCGCGCTGTTGTCGTTAACATCGGCTTCTCGTTAATTAAATTCgtaaaattgtacaagttgTTAGAATAAGTGCAATTCCTACAAAACTCacaatatttaaactttattcaaCCATTGATATTAGTGTGTTacatattcataaataatttgaagAATAATTAAGTGTAAAAGTTTGTTCGGACAAGGTTTATAATAAAGTGCAGTGTGAGGTAGATTTTATTGTGCGCCCCCGTACCACGAAAGCGCCGAGAGCAACTGTGCGTTGTAGCTCGTCGTAGTCGCTGTACTATTTCGACTGGTTATCGCTGCGCGACTGATCTCTTGGTACGGGGTGTTAAGAACAAATAACAACAATTATGTCgcatttaataaacaataaaggaCTGTTATGTGCAGCAGGATGCAAAGACATTATAACGGACATGAAAGATGTGTTACAGTGTACATCCGAGACGTGCCAGAAAATATTTCACAGGCTATGTATCACTTCAAAGAATCTGTCAACAACAGAAAAAACAAGCTGGACCTGCCCTGGTTGTAAAGCGGCATCGAAGAAAGGCGGTGATAACTCCGCTACCCCAGTTCGTAACCAACTTGTTGATAACGTTACGGTGCGAAAAAAGACCATACAACAGCCTCAAAAATCCATAGAACCCCCGGGAGCACAGTCCCCTGCGACTTTGGAGACCAAAATTCAATCGTGTTCTGTGACGGGCGAAAGTGAAAGCAGTCTTGTTCGTGAATTGCAGCTGTTTCGACTAGAACTAGCGGGGATGCGCCAGGAACTTAGTTCAATGAACATTAACTTAGAAAAACTCTCAAACACAGTCAGTGGATTGGACGATCGACTAACCAGCCTCGAACAGAGGGTACAGGTATTGGAAGATCAGCCCGCGCAACCAGATGATGTGCACAACGATATCAAGGGTTTGATGGACACCGTAGACCGCCTCAAGCTAGAACTCAACGATCGGGACCAGGAGCTTCTTGCTACTGAAGTGGAGATTACGGGTATTGTGGAAACAAGTAACGAAAGTCCGGTACATCTAGCAGTTCTGGTGGCGCAGAAATTGGGTGTGGAAATGGAGTCGAAAGATGTGGTTAGTGCGGAGCGCGTGGGGATGAAACGTGGCCCGAACGACGCCGACAGCAGTGAGGGCAGCGACGGCTCAGCCGGAAGGCCGCGAGCGCTGGTGGTGCGGCTGGCGCGTCGGTTCCACCGGGACAACCTTTTGCGCGCGGCCCGCCGTGCCCGTGGCGCGGACACCTCTGGCTTCGACTTGCCCGGGCCACCCCGTAGATTCTATGTGAATGAGCGATTGACGCGCACCAACCGGCAGCTTTTCTACAAAGCGCGCCACGAGGGCTCGCGCCTTAACTGGAGATACATCTGGACGCGAGACGGTCGAATATACGCCAGGCGCCAGCCTAACACTCAATCTCACAGAGTGCGCTCGGAAGATGACCTGATAAAAATTTTTGGTGTTCAGTCTGTTTGCTTGTAACGTTTGACATTCATTGTTTAATACGTTGTATGTTAACTATCATTGCATTATTTCTCTACATAATAAGTAATTTTTGCGACATAAAATGTACTATTGCGATAACTCTGTTTACTCGTACTATCTTGCATGTAACTCACTCAAGTTTTGGAGTCAACTATTATTTTCAACTTTctctaaattatttaagtattatgtTTGAGCGATATTGTCAGGGTCTCGATTTAGTTATACTCAAACTACACATATTCTACTATACCACATTTGTAATGCATATAATCTTTCATAGTATATTATATGATTGTAATCATACGTtactatattattttacagaCAATATTatgacatatgtatatatatcttGTTTTAGACAGCGAATGTAtctaagtaacaataaatcgGTTCCTTTGAGAGTACTTGCTATTTTCCTTTCTGCATTTTATCAATTTCATAATGATCATTTCTTAGCGTGGCAAGGGCGCAGGTAAgcgaaaaaatttaaaattaggatTTCTGAATGCAGGTTCTCTCGGAACTAGTCACGATGAATTTATAATTGCTGTTGAACAACGTAACATTGACATAATAGCTATCAATGAATCCTGGCTTCATGAGGGGGAGGAGGGGAAGGCGCCGGTGGTACCTAACTATCGCCTGCGTCACATCCCACGGCCGCGGTCCGTGCGCTCGCGCGGTGGCGGCGTCGGTTTCTATGTGAGGAACGGCGTTACTGCTCGGCGTTGTCCCCACCCCCCTGACTTGGGCATAGAACAAATGTGGCTTAAGTTACCAATTAACGGTTTGATTTTGTTGATAGGCACAGCGTACCGGCCGCCTTGGTTaagtattgatatttttatagaTGCAATGACCGACACTATTTCTTCATTTTCTAATTACGATGATATTTTGTTAATGGGAgactttaatataaatttattaaataacgaCAGGAACTCCTCCAAACTCATACAATTTTTAacctattttaatttgaaacaaCATGTTGACGCGCCCACGCATTTTGCTAACAATAGTGGTACTTTAATAGACGTTATATGTAGTAACATCCCTGTTTTAAATACTGTAGTGGATTATATTCCTACCCTGAGTCATCACGCGCTCTTATCTTGCgaattaaatgttaaaaaaagtaaacctgTGCCGCAGAAGATAACTTTTAGACCAATTAAGGATATTGATCTAGTTTTATTCAATCGATCAGCCGAGACTATCAAATGGGAAAATATATCCTCCTTATTAACCATCAACGATATGGTCAATGCCTTAAATtgtatagttttaaatttattcgacgTGTATGCGCCTCAAAAAGAGATCGTTATTAGTGAGAAAAGCTATCCATGGATAACTCATACGATTAAAGAAATGATGCGTTTACGCGACGAAGCACATAGTAAATATAAAGCTTCGGGTCTAGACGAACATAAAAAGTATTATCTTGACCTGAAGGGCTGCGTCAATAAAGCCTTATTTAATGAAACCCGggcatattttaatcaaaatattaatcGCAATGTCAGCAACTCTCGGGCTCTCTGGAACAACCTTAAACGTACTGTCAGGATAACCGATAACTCGCATAAATCAGAAATACCTGCCAATTTGTGTGATCCTGATTCAATTAATGCACATTTTCTAGAAGTTGGAGGCACCACAGTAGCATCACAAGCATATCTCGCTAAATTTGAAACTGATCGTTTCCATGCCACGTCATTTAGATTAGAGCCAGTGGGAGAAAACcttatacttaaaataataaagtcaTTAAAGTCTGCTGCTCTGGGACATGACGGTATCTCTTTGGACATGTTGCTACTTACCCTTCCCCATTCTCTAGGTGCCATAACcaccataataaataaatctatttcatcCTCGGTTTTCCCTGATGCTTGGAAGATGGCATTGGTCACGCCACTTCCTAAAAAAAGTAATGTTACTAACCTTAAAGATTTGAGGCCTATAAGTATTCTTCCGTGTTTATCCAAAATACTAGAACGGGTGGTATATATGCAACTGTCAGCTTTTCTTGAAAAGAGCAAAATACTTCCTGTCCAGCAATCAGGTTTCCGTAAGTCCCGCAGCACCACAACAGCACTTTTGGATGTGATTGACAACATCTTATCTGCACAAAATATGGGTCAAGGCACGATAATGACTCTCCTTGACTTTTCTCGTGCTTTTGATGCTATTAACACTCAATTGTTATTGTCCAAAATGAAATACTACGGTTTCGAGTCACAGACACTTGCATGGTTTGCCAGTTATCTTAGTGGTCGGTCTCAGATCGTTAAACTTCAAAATGATACAGGGTCATGTGTAAAGTCAAAGCCATCTACTGTCTCCAGAGGAGTACCACAGGGCTCCATCTTGGGTCCACTGCTTTTTATTCTCTACACCGCAGATGTCCGTAACTCCATTAAGCATTGTAATATCCACCTTTACGCTGATGACATTCAAATCTACATCTCATTTAATCCAAATAATACAGGACACGCTGTTGCCAAACTAAATGAAGATCTAGAAACTATTACAGCCTGGTCAGAGTCCAACTGCTTGGTGTTAAATCCAAGTAAATCTAAAGTTATGGTATTTGGCTCTAAACATCAAATTAAGAGGATCGAACGCCATAAACCAGCAGTTATTATCGCGGGAAATGAAGTCGAACGTGTATCGGAGGCACGCAATCTGGGATTACTAATGGATCAGTCATTGCGTTTCGAGGGGTATATTGCGGAAATTACAAGAAATGCATTTTATAGACTCAAAATACTTTATCGAATCCGGAATTTTCTCAGCGTCGATCTGCGAATCAAACTTTGTAATTCTTTGGTACTTTCTAAATTCGATTATGCAGACATAGTCTATGGTCCACGTCTACTAGCCCGCACTGACCGTGTAGTACAGAGAGTGCAGAATGCATGTGCTCGTTATTGTTTCGGAATTCCACCGCGAGAGCATGTGACACCTTATTTAAACTCAGCGGGTATTCTCAAAATGGCACTTCGTAGAGAACTACACCTGTCATCTTTATtgtttggagtttttaaaaCCTCCGAGCCAGAGTATCTGTATGATAAGTTCACATGGCGCGCTAGCAGGTCGAGCTTGTATGGCATCAGATCTGTTTGTAGCGAATTGGTATTACCACGTCAACATACTGCTGCATTTCGAGGTAGCTTCAAATATACAGCAACGAAATGCTGGAATAATATACCTCCACCcctcaaaaacttaaatactgtaagtagttttaaattgCGAATTAAGCAACATCTTATAGCAATACAAATCACGCTACCTCCTGGTACTAGAGCCACGCCGtcatatttataatgataatatttatgcaccttatgtctttatttatttatttatttttacctttttaagtatatttgcacGCATGTATATCTTACATTATGTTATCTTTCTCGTATCAATCTTATAAGTTAAtatactttacttttcattttagcTCACACCACATTAGCACTTGTTTTGTccaaattataatacatatagtgtacactcaaacataataacataacTCTAAGCCATTTAGTTTCCGACTAACAGCGAGTAAGGGATAATATATCAAGGGtctgcctgaaaaccagcgttgtagtaaatacactgcaacactatgctgaggcaagctcctttttaacactcatgaatatttctccctcatatatacaactcaatttcttagtttttaagtctgaatttaaggcttatttgtattaaatgtcactgtctgttaactctgccatttcatgtgatgttgaataaaaattttctatgtctatgttCTATGTCTATGGAAGAGAAAATACAAATTACAGCTTAAACTTGTATTTCTTTTATGTTGTTTCTAATCTATTTAAAATTCCTATCTTCTATAACAAaaggaattaaaaaaagatcaatttaaaagaaaaaatatctgggagaccgagcaaacatataaaaactcaaaaatacgCTAGATCGATTGTTCGCCCCCGAAAAACCCCATATAGcaaaatataccaaatttcatcgaaatcgttagagccgtttccgagatctccgaaatatatataaatatacaagaattgcttaTTTAAAGGTCTACTGTTGTAAAAGAATATAATCTGGCTCAGTACttagttgggtcataagttctgtcaaaaaggttttgactgataaaagaGCTAAAGGATAAGAtgccttattattcatatatatgggggaaagcttatttaatgctgaattacttacattataattaaacttaatttgttGTCTCACTTGTgcacaattctatgtaatattcagaaaaatgttataaaaaacatgcgaaaatacgcgacctgttcgaggtgattttgatcccttgttatttatttttctttttttttacatatagttaaagctggatcttttatttttcttaaaatgtataattcatgtgtattggtattgccaacctgcaactgtacccctagtgtaaatattttcgacagcgaaacgtgacgtacgcgtttgcgttaagtgtcattttgtatgagatttttgactttccaaaacgtcccgcttggcgcgctgttcaaaaacccatacaaaatgagacttaacgcaaacgcgtacgtcacgtttcgctatcgactaaatttacactaggggtactgtacgtgttttactaAATGTACTTGTAGGATGACAGTCAaaagtttgtgcaataaagtaaatgaataaataaatcatgtcgGTATGTAATGTAGCCATATTTCCTGAACCATTTTATCTTCATTGCTTCCTTTGAATAGTTTAAATGATCATAAATGTACTTCAATGTAGTGTAACACGATATGGAATCTCCGGATAATAATGAAGAGTCGAGAATATACGGCAAAGTATatacaatatgtttattaactaaaaccatttacacAAACCCGTAAATAAgacatattttgattatttactatttatctaataaaaaaaaacaaactatataatatgtaacGTATAAGTTTCATATGGGCCGATGTGTTTTGtggtcgatttttttaggttacattttgaTAAAGTTTGGTTGGTTTGAAGCTCCTCTTTCTGAGCGGAAAAATACGATACAATAACATCCCAAAACAAAATACGAGTACTGTGTCTTTAGCCATTGGATAAagcctgaaatcccacgtagggttacttctcaggaatgctctaaggttcatatttttaaattagaagaaaagataaaaaaaaaacaaataaaagttatgtccaataatcgc
This region includes:
- the LOC133531281 gene encoding uncharacterized protein LOC133531281, whose protein sequence is MSHLINNKGLLCAAGCKDIITDMKDVLQCTSETCQKIFHRLCITSKNLSTTEKTSWTCPGCKAASKKGGDNSATPVRNQLVDNVTVRKKTIQQPQKSIEPPGAQSPATLETKIQSCSVTGESESSLVRELQLFRLELAGMRQELSSMNINLEKLSNTVSGLDDRLTSLEQRVQVLEDQPAQPDDVHNDIKGLMDTVDRLKLELNDRDQELLATEVEITGIVETSNESPVHLAVLVAQKLGVEMESKDVVSAERVGMKRGPNDADSSEGSDGSAGRPRALVVRLARRFHRDNLLRAARRARGADTSGFDLPGPPRRFYVNERLTRTNRQLFYKARHEGSRLNWRYIWTRDGRIYARRQPNTQSHRVRSEDDLIKIFGVQSVCL